From the genome of Methylomonas sp. UP202, one region includes:
- a CDS encoding ABC transporter substrate-binding protein: MNTRSDIANQGDGEIHVAAVWLDSDRAFMDGVNLAVKEVNEQGLVLKLDDKKVKAKLVIHEYDDTTDDSAQDSRLSIAEDHKIVAVVGHSSSASAIPASITYEYNGILFISTAATADLLTEHNFIYTFSIIPTEEFFVGKLIKFSKERNWNKLLLVFSRNLYGLNLYQRFSAQVEPPLEIVAARSFFVEQSDYKGMIYDLMNKDFDAVVMAAAEEHAAKMIEQLREMGVNKPIIGGDGLDILKIWDWSNQTANQTYVASIFSGKNEFNEKFKSTYGVEGSYSAYQGYEAIRVLADAIQKTGSSNPIQVASTLKYGYAQGYGGYFFDKNGLASNKEIYIKQIVDGRFVLVE; this comes from the coding sequence TTGAATACGCGTTCGGACATTGCTAATCAAGGGGATGGCGAGATTCATGTCGCAGCGGTTTGGCTGGACAGCGATAGAGCTTTTATGGATGGCGTTAACCTTGCCGTAAAGGAAGTAAATGAACAAGGGCTTGTGCTTAAATTGGATGATAAAAAGGTTAAGGCTAAATTGGTTATTCACGAGTATGACGATACGACTGATGATAGTGCGCAGGACTCGAGGCTAAGCATCGCGGAGGATCATAAAATTGTCGCGGTCGTAGGGCATTCTTCTTCGGCATCCGCAATACCAGCCTCGATTACTTACGAATATAACGGTATTTTATTCATTTCTACGGCAGCCACTGCTGATTTGTTGACGGAGCATAACTTTATATATACTTTTAGCATTATTCCAACCGAGGAATTTTTTGTTGGTAAATTAATTAAATTTTCTAAGGAAAGAAACTGGAATAAGCTTTTGCTGGTATTTTCTAGGAATTTGTATGGTTTAAATTTGTATCAGCGTTTTTCCGCCCAAGTTGAGCCACCGCTGGAAATCGTAGCCGCTCGATCGTTTTTCGTGGAGCAATCCGATTATAAAGGAATGATTTACGATTTGATGAATAAGGATTTTGACGCGGTTGTGATGGCGGCTGCGGAAGAGCATGCGGCTAAAATGATTGAGCAATTGCGTGAAATGGGGGTTAATAAGCCGATTATTGGAGGGGACGGTCTGGATATCCTAAAAATATGGGATTGGTCTAACCAAACTGCGAATCAAACCTATGTAGCATCGATTTTTTCGGGAAAAAATGAATTTAACGAAAAATTCAAGAGCACATATGGCGTAGAGGGTAGCTATAGCGCTTATCAGGGCTACGAGGCGATACGGGTTTTAGCCGATGCTATTCAAAAGACCGGGAGCAGCAACCCTATTCAAGTGGCTTCAACGTTGAAATATGGTTACGCGCAAGGTTACGGCGGATATTTTTTTGACAAAAATGGCTTGGCTAGCAATAAAGAAATATATATCAAGCAGATAGTTGATGGGCGTTTTGTCCTGGTCGAATAG
- a CDS encoding prohibitin family protein → MKRFLPAVITSTIIVLLVVAYFYQTMFITIKAGEAGVLYKRFAGGTVTDRVYKEGFHIIFPWNSMAIYNTRVQQQGHSLSVLTQEGLRIELIVSIRYYPERDSVGILHQKIGPDYLEKIVIPEVDHTLRVHAGKTSVSDIYTTKGESLHNIIVQAASEVEKNYIYIQDVVLQQVILPKQVEDAIEAKIEQKQLSEAYQYKLARETQEAERKKIEADGIYNYNTRISQSLNNDVLKWKGIEATRALAESNNAKTVIIGNGGNQLPIIIGGESGQ, encoded by the coding sequence ATGAAGCGCTTTCTACCTGCCGTAATCACCTCTACGATTATTGTTTTATTAGTCGTTGCGTATTTTTATCAGACGATGTTTATTACTATCAAGGCGGGTGAGGCGGGCGTTCTATATAAGAGGTTCGCTGGCGGTACCGTTACCGATAGAGTGTATAAGGAAGGGTTCCACATAATTTTTCCTTGGAACTCTATGGCGATTTACAACACTAGGGTTCAGCAACAAGGACACTCACTCTCGGTGCTTACTCAAGAAGGATTAAGAATAGAGCTTATAGTTTCGATACGCTACTATCCGGAGCGTGATTCGGTCGGTATATTGCATCAAAAAATTGGACCGGATTACCTGGAAAAAATTGTTATACCGGAAGTTGATCATACGCTTCGGGTACATGCCGGTAAAACCTCTGTTAGTGATATTTATACGACCAAAGGGGAAAGTCTGCATAACATTATCGTTCAAGCGGCGTCCGAAGTAGAAAAAAATTACATTTATATTCAGGATGTTGTTTTACAGCAAGTAATCTTACCCAAACAAGTCGAGGATGCAATTGAGGCAAAGATCGAGCAGAAGCAATTATCCGAAGCCTATCAATATAAGTTGGCGAGAGAAACGCAGGAGGCGGAAAGAAAGAAAATCGAGGCGGATGGGATATATAACTACAATACTCGAATCAGTCAATCTTTGAATAATGACGTTTTGAAATGGAAGGGTATAGAGGCGACGCGTGCATTAGCTGAATCGAATAATGCGAAAACTGTCATTATTGGTAATGGCGGTAATCAATTGCCTATTATCATTGGTGGTGAGTCCGGGCAATAA
- a CDS encoding DUF697 domain-containing protein has protein sequence MTDLVKTDNAIDAAHDLVKKSMYASMAAGLVPVPIFDFLAVSGIQLEMLRRLSHLYGVTFMEGKGKNALAALIGGSFPTSVTPLVMSLFKSIPVVGSTVGAVSLPLIAGASTYAVGKVFIQHFESGGTFLTFDPEQVRAYYSEKFKEGKAVAASSDAKKVTA, from the coding sequence ATGACTGACTTAGTAAAAACTGATAATGCAATAGATGCTGCTCATGATTTGGTAAAGAAAAGCATGTATGCTTCGATGGCTGCTGGTTTAGTGCCAGTGCCTATTTTTGATTTTTTGGCGGTATCCGGTATACAACTGGAGATGCTGAGAAGATTAAGCCATCTTTATGGCGTGACTTTTATGGAGGGTAAGGGCAAAAATGCTTTGGCCGCTTTAATAGGTGGTAGCTTTCCGACTTCGGTAACGCCACTGGTCATGAGTTTATTTAAATCGATACCGGTTGTCGGTTCAACGGTCGGTGCGGTGAGTTTGCCGTTGATTGCCGGTGCCTCGACTTATGCGGTTGGTAAAGTCTTTATTCAACATTTTGAATCGGGCGGTACTTTTCTGACATTCGACCCAGAACAAGTTAGAGCCTACTATTCCGAAAAATTTAAAGAGGGTAAAGCCGTGGCGGCATCCTCTGACGCTAAAAAAGTAACTGCCTGA
- a CDS encoding ATP-binding cassette domain-containing protein, translating to MTGKLGLFRPKLLEFINIQNQEKKFLLVSSALISGIINALTLVILNAAAKDFDKPDLDERLFILFVLSVALYFVSKRYVTHRITELVQGGIFDYRTRVLYLLRGIKLLSYESIGKSQILSLLSEKTELISQAAHRLAEGVPATVMLICSFIYMATISKMALMMALVCIAGAMISIYVLVQSISVSMQQAMEKDNEYFAYMQHVLDGFKELKINREKTDDLYGNYMRQVSEEAWRNNVSTDISNVNLQLYAQLYFYILMASVVFLLPQLSSLTADKIMSITTIIFFIMGPIVVIIDMVPSMARANVAIDFLHQLESQLNVAQESVSSGQRAFVSPDYFNRISISQLYFSYPNTDQGRPFSVGPFSLNLNRGELVFIRGGNGSGKSTILKLVTGLYEPSSGAIIVDNKTIGNDLLIDYRSLFSIIFTDFHLFDRFYGQKNVDVEMVNEYLILMGLEKKTGFKNGRFTNINLSTGQKKRLALVIALLEDKAIYVFDEVAADQDPEFRQFFYDVILQKLKEKQKTVIVVTHDEKYFTHCDRLLVVDMGQLREEENVNT from the coding sequence ATGACGGGAAAATTGGGCCTGTTTCGGCCTAAATTGTTGGAATTTATAAATATACAAAACCAAGAAAAAAAATTTTTATTGGTTTCTTCCGCGTTAATATCGGGGATTATTAACGCTTTGACGTTGGTAATCTTGAATGCCGCGGCAAAAGACTTTGATAAGCCGGATTTGGACGAACGTTTATTCATTTTATTTGTGTTGTCGGTGGCTTTATATTTTGTCTCTAAGCGTTATGTGACGCATAGGATCACCGAGTTAGTACAGGGTGGAATTTTTGATTATAGAACACGCGTATTGTATTTGTTGCGAGGAATAAAGCTTCTGTCTTATGAGTCTATAGGCAAGTCGCAGATTCTTTCGTTGTTATCGGAAAAGACCGAGTTGATTTCCCAAGCGGCGCATCGACTTGCCGAAGGTGTTCCAGCTACTGTGATGTTGATTTGCTCTTTCATTTATATGGCGACGATTTCGAAGATGGCGTTGATGATGGCCTTGGTCTGTATCGCCGGCGCCATGATAAGTATTTATGTCCTCGTTCAATCGATCAGCGTTTCGATGCAACAAGCCATGGAAAAAGATAATGAATATTTTGCTTATATGCAACATGTGTTGGACGGCTTTAAGGAACTGAAGATCAACCGGGAAAAGACGGATGACTTATATGGCAATTATATGAGGCAGGTTTCGGAAGAAGCTTGGCGGAATAATGTGTCGACCGACATTAGTAATGTCAATTTGCAACTTTATGCGCAGTTATATTTTTATATTTTAATGGCATCGGTTGTGTTTTTATTGCCGCAGTTAAGTAGTTTAACGGCCGATAAAATTATGTCGATCACTACGATTATATTTTTTATCATGGGGCCCATCGTCGTCATTATCGATATGGTTCCTAGCATGGCTAGAGCGAATGTGGCGATCGATTTTTTGCATCAATTGGAGTCGCAATTGAATGTCGCGCAGGAAAGTGTTTCAAGTGGACAACGCGCGTTTGTTTCTCCGGATTATTTTAATCGGATTTCCATCAGTCAACTATATTTTAGTTATCCGAACACAGACCAGGGGCGGCCGTTTTCTGTAGGCCCCTTCAGTTTGAACTTGAACAGAGGCGAGCTTGTTTTTATTCGTGGCGGTAACGGTAGCGGAAAATCGACTATTCTTAAGCTGGTGACGGGCTTATACGAGCCGAGTTCGGGCGCGATCATCGTAGACAATAAGACCATAGGAAATGACTTATTGATTGATTATAGAAGCCTTTTTTCGATTATTTTCACCGACTTTCATTTATTTGACCGATTTTACGGGCAGAAAAATGTTGATGTCGAAATGGTCAACGAATATTTGATTCTAATGGGTTTGGAGAAGAAAACCGGCTTCAAGAATGGCAGGTTCACCAATATTAATTTATCGACCGGGCAGAAAAAACGTTTGGCCTTGGTAATTGCTCTCTTGGAAGATAAAGCTATTTATGTGTTCGATGAAGTAGCTGCCGACCAAGATCCAGAGTTTCGTCAGTTTTTTTATGATGTTATTTTGCAAAAGTTGAAGGAAAAACAAAAGACCGTGATTGTTGTTACTCACGACGAAAAATATTTTACCCATTGTGACCGCTTATTGGTTGTCGACATGGGGCAGCTGAGGGAAGAAGAAAACGTTAATACATAA
- a CDS encoding cupin-like domain-containing protein, with translation MTNAPSAGKPIDRLSVAELNREEFNRKYRVPGKPLVITDFLAETVDWDLDFLCKHLDGRKFQVRDYGSGHFDAPRREWTKYCDHIQMTMGDFAAHLRDGSAKSRNLYLAQNPIGDSEAVKTIADEMRFLTETLGFEPIIPEASLNLWLGASGHVEPMHFDPGDGTLIMMHGEKRVVLYPPKQSKHLYPFGFYDVLPFWVSQVNSLAPDLDAYPDFSKAAADRFEVVLSPGQLLFIPTQWWHEVIAQGEGYVCSCNHFWKVKPWRRRFQTIRGFVIQAMNLFPWRWVLRFNRFIYQFKKS, from the coding sequence ATGACTAATGCACCCAGTGCTGGCAAACCCATCGATCGTTTAAGCGTTGCCGAATTAAACCGGGAAGAATTCAATCGGAAATATCGAGTTCCCGGAAAACCGCTGGTTATCACGGACTTTTTGGCCGAAACCGTCGATTGGGATCTGGATTTTTTATGTAAGCATTTAGATGGACGGAAATTTCAAGTACGCGATTACGGATCGGGCCATTTTGATGCACCGAGAAGAGAATGGACGAAGTATTGTGACCATATTCAGATGACGATGGGCGATTTTGCCGCGCATTTACGCGATGGCAGTGCAAAATCCAGGAATTTGTATTTGGCGCAAAACCCTATCGGCGATAGCGAGGCCGTCAAAACGATTGCCGATGAAATGCGGTTTTTAACTGAAACCTTAGGATTCGAGCCGATTATTCCGGAGGCTTCGTTAAATTTGTGGTTAGGAGCTTCTGGCCATGTCGAACCGATGCATTTCGATCCCGGCGACGGTACGTTGATCATGATGCACGGCGAAAAACGAGTGGTTTTGTATCCGCCGAAACAAAGCAAGCATCTTTACCCATTTGGATTTTACGATGTTCTACCATTCTGGGTGAGTCAGGTGAATAGCCTAGCCCCCGATCTTGACGCCTATCCCGATTTTAGTAAGGCGGCCGCGGATCGGTTTGAGGTGGTACTAAGCCCCGGCCAGCTCTTGTTTATACCGACTCAATGGTGGCACGAGGTTATTGCGCAAGGTGAAGGTTATGTATGCTCCTGCAATCATTTTTGGAAAGTGAAGCCTTGGCGCCGCCGTTTCCAAACGATACGGGGCTTTGTAATCCAAGCGATGAATTTGTTTCCCTGGCGATGGGTGTTGCGTTTTAATCGGTTTATTTATCAATTTAAAAAAAGTTAA